One Candidatus Limnocylindrales bacterium genomic window, ACTTCTCAGAGCGTATTTACCCAGGCATTACCGGGATCCCTTACAGCAGAAGAAGCCATTAAGGTCTGTAACCTCCTTGACCCTTTCCTCAAATTTCCGAAAAGAAGAATTCGAGAATGCGGTCAAAAAGGCTATTGAGTATGTAGAAGCCGGAGACATTATTCAGGTTGTTTTATCCCAAAGGTTGCAGACCTCCCTTTCGGCAGACCCGTTTGACGTCTACAGAGCTTTACGGACGATCAATCCTTCTCCTTACATGTTTTACTTAAAATTAAAAGATTTGTGGCTTGCGGGTTCCTCACCGGAGGTTTTAGTCCGTTTGGAAAATGAGAGGATCGAGGTTCGTCCCATAGCCGGTACCCGCCGTCGGGGGCGTGATGATGAAGAGGATAAAAAACTCATGGCGGATTTGTTGGCCGATCCTAAGGAGCGAGCTGAACACGTCATGTTGGTAGACTTGGGGCGAAACGATGTAGGAAGGGTTTCCGAACCGGGAACCGTAGAAGTCAATGAGTTGATGGTTATCGAGAAATATTCCCATGTGATGCATATAGTTTCCAACGTCCGGGGCATCTTGAAGAAAGGTTGTGATGCCTTTGACGTCTTTCGTTCTTGTTTTCCGGCCGGAACGGTATCCGGTGCTCCCAAAATCCGGGCCATGGAGATTATTGAAGAACTGGAGCATACCCGCCGTGGTCCTTATGCCGGAGCTGTAGGTTATTTTAGTTTCTCTGGGAATATGGATACCTGCATCACCATCCGTACCATTGTAATGAAAGACCATATGGCCTACATTCAAGCCGGGGCCGGCATTGTGGCCGACTCTATTCCCGAAAAGGAATATGAAGAAACCATGAATAAAGCCAGGGCTATGATGAAGGCTATTGAAATGGCGGAGAGAGGACTGGATTGAAAAGAAAAGTATTCTCCCCAAAGGGCCCCAAAGAACTTCCAAAAGTCTAGAAAACTTTGGGGTTCTGGGGGTAAATTAAACCTATGATTCTGATGATTGATAATTACGATTCGTTTACTTATAATTTAGTCCAGTATCTCAGCGAATTGGGCGCTGAGGTTCAAACCTATCGTAACGATCAAATAACCCTTGCAGAGATCGAAGCGCTCGCTCCGGAAAAGATTGTCATCTCTCCGGGACCCTGTTCCCCGGCAGAGGCCGGAATTTCCGTAGAGCTTATCCGACACTTCTACACGAAAATACCCATTCTAGGGGTCTGTCTGGGTCATCAAAGCATCGGAGCCGCTTTTGGTGGTGAAGTCGTTCGGGCGGACCGAATCATGCATGGAAAAACCTCCATGATTTATCATGATGGAAAAACTATTTTTCGAGATTTAGAAAACCCTTTTGAAGCAACCCGCTATCATTCACTTATCGTAAAACGAGAGACCCTTCCTCCTTGTCTGGAGATCAGTGCTGAGACCAAAGAGAAAGAAATTATGGGATTACGCCACCGGGAGTATCCCATAGAAGGGGTTCAGTTTCACCCGGAGTCTATCTTAACTCCGATGGGGAAAAAATTATTGAAAAATTTTCTACAAAACTAAGATTAAAAATATCCTTTTGTAAGATCGGAAGAGTGAAAGATTATCCAGGGTCTCTAAGGTTTTAAAGACCTTGGGGAACCCGTTCCAGGATAGTTTCTAAAAGGAATTTTATGGAAAAAAAACGGATATTGACCGGAGATCGTCCTACCGGTAAGCTACACCTGGGTCACTACGTGGGTACCCTGGCAAATAGAATTCGACTTCAATACGAATATGAGAGTTTTTTCATCATTGCCGACCTGCATATGCTCACCACCCGAAATGCACCGGAAGATATCGCCCAGAGTGCCCAAAACATTCGGGACCTGGTCCTGGACTCCTTAGCTGCAGGGATCGATCCGGCAGTTGCTACCTTCTATATTCAATCTGCGGTTCCCGAAGTTTGTGAACTTTATACCCTCTTCCAGAATTTGATCACCGTCCCACGGCTGGAGCGATTGCCCAGTTTGAAAGAAATGGCCCGGGATGCCAACAAAGAAGAAATGCCCTTTGGATTGCTGGGCTATCCGGTCCTCCAGGCAGCAGATATCCTCTGCGTTCGCGCTCATCTGGTTCCTGTGGGAAAAGATAATATAGCCCATGTAGAAGTCACCCGAGAGATTGCCCGCCGCTTCAATCACCTCTACGGGGAAGTCTTTCCCATACCGGAGGGACTCGTTGGAGAGGTGCCGACCTTAGTCGGTACCGATGGACAGACCAAAATGAGTAAAAGCCTGGGTAACGCTATTTTCTTAAGTGATGATGCCCAAACGGTACGAAAGAAAGTCTTCAGCATGTATACCGATCCGGCTCGAATTCGTGCCGACATTCCGGGACGGGTTGAAGGAAATCCGGTCTTTATCTATCACGATACCTTCAACCCTAACAAAGAAGAGGTAGAAGACCTTAAAACCCGATACCGACAGGGTCGGGTCGGAGACTGGGAAGTTAAAGAAAAACTTGCCAGGGCCCTCAACCAATTCTTGGAACCTATCCGGGAACGTCGGGCTTTTTATGAAAATCAACCCGGATTTATAGAAGAAATTATTTACAAAGGAACCCTTCGCGTTCGTGGGGAAGCGAAGGCAACCTTACAGGCTGCAAGAAAAGCCATGGGACTTACCCAGGTTTGGGACCAATTCAAACTCACTTCATCTGATCAAAGGGATTCTCATTGATAACATCCAGATGACTTGTATCGTTGATAACAATACGGGTAACTTCGGTACCGTTAATATCAACAATGCTTGCAGAGGCGTTATTCTGATGGATCTCTCGATGGCGGGATAAACCTATCCCGAGAAGGCTGGCCAGAATGATTCGGTTGATTTGAGCATGGGCCACGACGGCTACCGCGCCTGAAGGATATTTCTCGATGATAGACTTAATAACAGGCATAGCCCGGGCTTGCGCTATGACCGGAGACTCACCTTGAGGGACGGGAAAGTCAACCTCCCCGGCTTTCCAACGGGCTATAATTTTATTAAGCTCCCCCATGGTAATTTCATTGATGGGTTGTCCCGTTAAAAAACCATAATCAAATTCGTTAAGTTCTGGAACAGGTTGAAAGGTCAACCCGCAGATCCGTGCAATTTCCTCAGCCGTCTCCCTGGCCCGTCTCAACGCACTGGAGTAAATGGCCTTCAAATTCTCCGATTTAAATCGCTGTCCAAGAGCTTTAGCCTGTCTTCGTCCTAAAGGACTTAAGGCGGGGTCGAGATCCCCACCTTGAAATATGCCTGCCGAATTGAGCTCACTTTCGCCATGTCGAATTAAAATCAGTCTCATTTTGCCAGCTTCCCTGAAGGGTCACGAAAAACCACCTGGAAAGAAACCTGATAACCACTCGCCCTGTTACCTAGAGATAATCCCCTACCTGTCAAGCTAAGGAATAAAAAATCCCATATAGCGACCTGTTTACAGCTCTCCTCCTAAACCACCATCTGAACCTGGAAGCAAAGGTGTACCCCCTTGTAATTTGATGAATAGGGTCCCTCCGCCTGGGTTTCTGGGGCCTGGGAGTGCAAGCCAGGACGCCCGTACTTTGATAAACAGGATCATCCCAGTGGGGTCTCTAAAAGCTAGCTTGATCCATGGGGAAACTCCCTTACCACCTCACCCTTCAACAGAATACCGCTTAGATCCTATCTTAATAGGGAAATGGTATAAAATAATTTCCCCGTGATCCTTCGTGGCCCTTCAGGGATATATTTAGCTTTTCCTAAAGTAGAACTGAGGTATCCCCCCTGTCAATAAGATTCTTTACCTAAAACCCCAGGAAAGTCATTGACACTTTTCGGATTCAACGTTACAACTATATTTAATTAATCCTGTTATAACAAAGGATGCTGGTTCAATTTTGAAATGAGCCGTCAACGACAAAAAACCTGATGGAATCTAAAGAGGTATTGACTTTGTGATGTAAAGTAACTAACTATTCATTTTGAATTATTGCTGAAACGGGTTATAAGTTCTTTCGAAGCCAGGAGTAAGCGGTTAATTACCGATAATTCATCACAGACTACAGCTTACAGACTACAGATTACGAACCCATGAAAAAACATAAAAAGAGTGAGTTATTGCTCAAGGAGGCTCACCCTGAGGTTCAGGCAGATGCTTATCGAGAATCCTTAGAAGAGTATCATACGAAAATCCAGGACCTTAAAGAGGAGATCCAGCGGGTGATTGTAGGGCAAAATCAGATGATCGACAGCCTCCTTATCGGACTCCTTGCAAACGGGCATATCCTTCTGGAAGGTGTTCCAGGCCTTGCTAAAACTTTAACCATCAAAACCTTTGCTAAAGCCATGTCGGCCAGCTTTCAACGGATCCAATTCACGCCAGACTTGTTACCAGCCGATGTGATTGGAACTCTCATTTATAATCCTAAAGATGCCGAGTTTGTTCCTAAGTTAGGTCCTATCTTTGCTCATTTTGTTCTGGCCGATGAGATCAACCGGGCTCCTGCCAAAGTACAGAGCGCTCTTCTGGAGGCTATGCAAGAAAGACAGGTTACCATCGGCAAAGAAACCCACCTTCTCCCTGAACCTTTTCTTGTTCTGGCCACGCAAAATCCCATTGAACAGGAAGGGACCTATAACCTTCCAGAAGCCCAGGTGGATCGTTTTATGTTGAAGGTTAAGGTAGGCTATCCGGATTTACAGGAGGAAAAAGAAATTATCCATCGAGACTTTGACACCATCAAAATCAACCCGGTCCTGGCCCCTGAAGAAGTAACAGAGATCCGACACCTGATCCATAAAACAATTTACATGGATGAAAAGATAGAAGATTACCTTCTACTCATTATCTTCGCTACCCGAAAAAATAAGGAGATTTTGCAGAAATTTGGATTGGAGGCGTTGGCCCCTTATATCCGGTATGGTTCTTCCCCTCGAGGTTCTCAAGCCCTTAAAACTGCCGCTCTGGTTCAGGCTTATTTACAGGGGCGATGGTATGTGATTCCGGAAGATATCGAGGCGGTCGTCCTGAGTGTTCTCCGCCATCGGGTTATCCTTTCCCCAAAGGCAGAGGCCGAGGAAAAAACAGCCGACGAGATATTAGAACAGGTTTTGGAGAAGATTCCTGTCCCCTGAAGCAAGTGCAGAAGGGTGAGCAGATAAGAGATAAGAAAGCATGACCCTGTTGTCCTTTATCTTTACCTTGGGTATAAATGGATCGTAGCGATGTTCTGAAAAAGAAACAACGCCTAGAGCTTTTTACCAGGCTTAAGACCCTCAGTCCGCTGGCCGGGGAATGGGACAGTTCTTTGGAAGGAGAAGGTTCTGATCTGTCTGAGATTCGGGAATACCAGCCCGGGGATGATATCCGAAAAATCGATTGGAAAACCACGGCAAAAATGGGCCAGTTTTATATGAAGACTTTCCTGGCCGAACGTGATCTAACAGTTATGATCCTTTTAGATCAAAGTCGATCGATGCGGTTTGGATCCCTGGCCAGGAAGAAACAGGAAACCCAGGCCATGGTCGTAGGACTTCTGGCTCTGTCCGCTCTTGTAAAAAATAACCGGGTAGGACTTATCGGATTTACCGATCAGATTGAAACGTATATTCCTCCCCAGCGGGGACGCGGACATCTGTGGAAAATTATCGATGTTCTTCTCACCGAACCGAAAAATCCAAAAACGAGCTTAAAATGTGCCCTGGATTGGTTGGAAGCCCGAGTAAAAAAAAGCCTGGTTTTCATCGTTTCAGATTTTCTCATCGATCCGGCAGAGTTTGAGCTTCTTCGCTATCTCAACAAAGAGTACGATCTTATTCCTGTAATTATCGAAGATCAGCGGGAGCTGGAGCTTCCTAAAGGGAAGGGGCTCGTAAGACTCCAGGACATGGAAACAGGTCAGATCCTCCTGTGGGATGCCGTCCAGGATGGAGAGGTATTTGCTGCGTTGATGCAAAAATGGAGACAAACCCGGCAAGAAGCCTTTTCTGCCTTGGGATTGGATTATGTCACTTTTTCAACAGAAGAGGATACCTATGTAGAAAAAATCGACGCCCTCTTCCAGAAGAGACGAATGCGAAGGGTGAATTAATGGCCTCTGGGATCCGTAATTCCCCCAGTCCACGGGGGGATGGAAGGGAGGCTTTTTCCTTTTATCTGTAATAACGGACCATGAATAAAAGACCCATGAATGTTTTCGTTTATTTACTCTTCTTCTTTTTTTTGGAAATCAATTCCTGGGTTTCTGCCCAGGCCCTTCAGGATATCGTAAGATCTCCATCCAATCCCTCAAATACCGCTACACCCAATAAGGCCAAATTTGTCATTACCGATTTTTACTACCGGGATGACGAAGGGAAAAAAGTTCCCTTGGTCCTCTACTTGAAAGCCTTTGCAGTCCGGCTTAGACCCGGGGTTAAACCGGAGAGTTTCATGGGCCTTTATAAAGAGGATTCCAGAGTAGCAGGAATTACAGATCGACCGGATTTAAACCTTTTGATTGTGCAGGTCAAGAAAGAGATTCAATCCGATCAGAATCTCTTAGATATCCTCAATGAAGTCAATACCAGTTCGTCCATGGTTCAATTTGCAACGCCTATTGTTCAAACTCAGGGAAAAACGCTGATATTGACCGATGAGTTCACGGCCAGATTTAAATCCTTTGTTACTCCTGAAGAGATTAATGAATTTAATAAAAAACATCAACTGGAAAGACTCTCAGTAGAGAAAGAGAACAATAAGTACCAACTTTTTGTTTTACAACTGACCCCGGCTTCGGATAAAAATATTCTTCAGATGGTTCATACCTATGAAGAAAGTGATCTGGTTAAAAATGCGCGGCCCCGATTCCTCTCTCTTCCAAAACCCCTGGTTGTAAAGGCCTATTTAACCCCTTCGGTTGTTAATCCAGGAGATCCGGTCCTGTACCGGTTACAGATAATTCGAGACGAGAATGTCCAGATTGAAGAATCGCTTCTTTCGCCGGGTTCCATTAATCTCAAACCGGCTCATTTAGATGCCAAGGCGTTCAAAATCCTGGATGATCCTGGCAGCCCTTTGCCAGGAACTCAATCCGAATCACGGACCGAAGATAATCAGATCCTCACGACCAGGAATTATCGGCTGGTGTTTTATGCCCCCGGAGAATACGAAATTCCTTCTGTTAACATCCTTTATACGATTAAAAAAGAAGGATCTGATCAGGGGCCTGGAGAAACTCAAGAAATCCAGACAGATCCCATACCGGTTAAAGTCGTCTCTCTACTTCCGGCAAACATGAAGGACATTAACGGTATTCCTTTAGAAGGGCCTTTAACAAACCTGCCGGAGATATCTAAATTTTCTGCCTATCGTACCTTGTTGTTAGGATTTATACTCCTTATTTTTTCCCTGGTCGGCCTGTTCCTGCTGATCTACACCTGGACCAGACAAAGCAAGGAACGGTCCCTTAAAGAAGTTTCCGGAAAAGAAAAAGCCGTTTCAGAACTGAAAAAGTTAGAGGAATATCTTCAAGGAGAAGCAAGTCAACCGGTTTCATCCATCCTGTATGAACAGATCCCTCGCTCCTTTCGGAAAGCTTTGGGCTTATTCTATGGGTTTCCTGCAGAGTCGGGTTCTACCTCGAAAGTTCTGAAGCAATTGGAATCTCTCAAGGCCGAGACGGTGGTTTACAAAGCAACGCAACTTATCCTTCAGGAATACGGCGATAAGCGATTTTTACCCAGAGATCTCCGACCTGTTCCCGTTCAACAGGAAGTTGAAAAGATTTTATCGACCGTGCGGGAAGTAGCACAGCATTTTGAGAATTGTCTTTAATCTTTTATTTTGTACGTTGTTGGTTGTCCATTAGGGTGAAGACGGTGAACAGCGGATAAAACAGGCAGGTATGAAGTATCTTCATCTGATCTGGAAAAATGCCATGCGGAATAAAATTCGGAGCATTCTAACCATTTTAAGTCTGGCTATTTCCTTGTTTCTGCTGACGACCATTCTGGCCTTCTGGACTACCCTTAATCGGACTCCGGATAGTCTGGATGCCCAACTACGATTGGTTGTTCGCCATGCTGTATCTTTAGCGAATATGCTTCCTATGTCCTATCAACAGGAAATTGAGAAGATCCCGGGGGTCAAACAGGTGGTTCCCATGCAATGGTTCGGGGGGGTTTATATCGATGAAAAGAATTTCTTTGCCCAGTTTGCCACAGAGCCCGATAAAATTTTTGAAATGTATAGCGAATATCAAATCCCTCCGGATCAACTGGAGAGTTTCATCAAGGATCGGACCGGAGTTGTCGTAGGGAAGACCCTGGCAGATCGATTTAACTGGAAAGTAGGAGATCGAATTACCCTGATAGGTCGTATTTTTCCTGTAAATATGGAGTTAACCATTCGAGGTATTTACACGGCTCCAACCAAGGAAGATGCCAGTGCGGTTTTTTTTAGTCGAGAATATTGGAATGAAGCCATGGGGCGACCTAATGTGATAGGAACTTTTGCAGTTAAAGCCAAGAGTATTGAGGATATCCCCCGGATTATCGATGCCATCGATGCGCGGTTTCAGAACTCGATAGCCCAAACTAAGACGGAGACAGAAAAAGCTTTTCAACTCAGCTTTGTTTCCATGTTAGGAAATGTCAAGCTTTTAATTGCCAGTGTCAACGCGGTGGTCTTGTTCGCCATTCTATTGGTGGTAGCCAATACCATGGCCATTGCCATGCGGGAGCGAACGCGGGAAGTGGCTATTTTGAAAACGGTCGGTTTTCGCCGTAAAACCCTTCTGCTGCTTCTTATTTCAGAATCCCTGCTCATTTGCTTCTTGGGGTGGGTTTTGGGATGTTTAGGAGCCTGGTTGATCTGGTCTTCGGTCGATCTAACCAATATGGGAGGCGGATTTTTAAGTCAGCTCTATGTGACTCCTTCTATTTTAGGATTAGGTTTGATCGTCGCGTTTTTACTCGGTTTGTTCAGTGCCGGAATCCCGGTCTGGCATGCATCGCAAATTACCGTGGCTCAGGCACTGAGACAATTGTAAAGAAGGAGAGGGAAGGCAATGGCCATTCCTTTAAAATACAATATTCGCAATCTTCAGGCACGCTTTGTGACCACACTGGTAACTGCCCTGAGTATTAGCTTAACCGTAGCTATCTTCATAACCCTCATGGCCCTGGCCAACGGATTAAGGATGGCCTTTGTTTCCACAGGTCATCCCAGGAACCTCATCGTGCTACGACAGAATGCGGGTACAGAGACCAACAGTACCATAACGCCGGAAGCTTTTCAGGTCCTCAAATACCTGCCCGGGGTTGCTCGAAACGAAAAAGGAGAACCCCTGGCCTCAGCAGAAACCATTGTGTTAATCAATCTGCCCCGTGTTAATACCACGGAGCGCTCCAACGTGCTCATTCGGGGTCTTTCCTTTTCGGGCCTTGCTCTTCATCCTCAAGTTAAGCTGGTGGAAGGACGATGGTTCGAGCCGGGCTCCCGGGAAATCGTGGTGAGTCGTCAGATCTCCCGTCGATTTCAGAAAACTCAGATGGGAGATACCTTACGCTTTGGAAAGGGGGATTGGAAAGTCGTAGGTATTTTTGAAGCGGCCGGTACGGCCTACGACTCTGAAATCTGGTGCGATGGAAATCAGGTAAGGGATGATTATAATCGACACCTGTATTCTTCTGTCTACCTGCAGGTAGAAGATTCTACGCTGCTGGAACCCCTTTCCAAAAGAATCCATGATGACCAGCGCCTCCAGTTAGATGCCAAGGGAGAGCTTCAGTACTACGCAGAACAAACCGGAGCCGGAAAGATTATCCAGGTTTATGGAATGTTTATCAGTATTGTTATGGCTATCGGTTCTGGCTTTGCTGCAATGAACGCCATGTATGGGGCCGTTGTGAATCGCTTTCGGGAAATCGGTATTCTAAGGGTATTGGGATTTTCTAAAATGAGTATCCTCCTTTCCTTTGCCCTCGAATCTTTAATTCTGGCCCTTATAGGGGGTGTGATAGGATGTTTACTGGCCCTACCGATTAACGGAATTTCAACGGGAACTACCAACTTTCAAACCTTTAGTGAGATCGCTTTTACATTTCGGGTTACCCCGGAATTACTTTTATGGGGAATGATCTTTTCCGGGCTGATCGGCCTCTGGAGCGGTTTGTTTCCGGCTGTTCGGGCAGCACGAAAACCTATCCTTGAAGCCTTGCGGGCCGTGGTTTAATTTTACATACCTTGTACCACCTTCTGAGCGATCTTCCCGGGGAAAGACTTGACTGGTAAAATCTAAATGTATTATTATGTCCAATATAGGATCAATCGGGTTTTAAGGCAGGTAATTGTCTGATCGACCGAACAACCTATACCAGCTTTGCGTACCCGAGGTAACCTCACAGATCCTCTGCCCGATACAGAGAGAAGAACTTAATTTCTTATTCGGGTAAAATGACAGGGGTTAATCAACGGGATTTGACAGATTAGAGAATTGAAGAAGGCCGTGTCCGAGTTTGATTCTTTAGACGAGGAGCTTCTGAGTCTTCGGATTGATGAAGCTCAAAAAGTTGATTTCGACCGTCGATCGAGGTCTAGAAGACGTTACCTGTTCTATTTTATTTTGCTTTTGATCCTAGCCGGAGGAAGCTGGGTCGGATGGAAATACCTTACCGGTGTACATCCTGTTGAAGTAGAGGTGGTATCGGTGCAGGTTATCCCATCGGGATCTTCAACTCCAGGCATGTTGGGAACCCAGTCTCTGCCGACAGTATTAACGGCCGGTGGTTATATCATCCCTCGCCGTAAAATTCAATTAAGCTCCAAAGTAACCGGGCGGGTTGCTTCGGTTGAAGTCGAGAAAGGGGACCTGGTGAAAAAAGGTCAGTTACTGGTTAAATTGGAAGATGCAGAGTTTCGGGCGCAGGTAGACGAAGCCTATGCCAATTTACAGGTAGCCCAGGCTCGTTTGAAGGAGCTGGAGATGGGTTCCCGACCCCAGGAGATCGAACAGGCAAGAGCCAATGTAGAGCTCGCCGAAGCCAACTTACGAAACGCAAAACTTAATTACGATCGGGCTATACGACTTTTTAAAAGCGGGGTTATCTCCAAAGGTGATTATGATAAAACCGAGACGGCCTATGAAGTGGCCCGGGCTCAGGTAACCGATGCAAAAAAACGTTACGAGCTGATTAAGCTGGGACCTCGACGTGAGCAAATTGAACTGGCCCGTAGTCAGGTGGAAGCTGCCAAAGCCTCTCTGGCAGGAGCCCAGACCTTCTTAGAAGCCACCGAGATAAGGGCTCCTATCGATGGAACCATCCTTGAAAAACTGGTCGAAGTGGGAGAAATGGTTACAACTTCTTTTGTAGGGGAGCGAGGAGCCAAGTCTTCGGTGGTCTCCCTGGCCGATCTTAATGATTTGCAGGTAGAGCTGGATATAAGCCAATCCGACTTTAACAGGCTCCAGATGAATCAGAAAGCCATCGTTACCCCGGAAGCCTATTCGGATCGTAAGTATGATGGAATCTTGGTTGAGATAGCTCCGGAAGCTAACCGTCAGAAAGCTACCGTCCAGGTTAAAGTTAAAATCCTTAATCCCGATAAATATCTGCGGCCGGAGATGAATGCAAAGGTTACTTTTCTTGCCGATGAACTTCACCGGCCAGAAGGATCTCCACCCTTGTCTTCCCTGGTAAATCGTATTATTATCCCCAAATCTGCGCTTATTCGCAGTGGGAATACAGTTAGAATCTTCCTGGTACAAGATTCCAAAGCCGTAGCTCAAGAGGTTAAACTGGGAGGGGAAACAGAACAGGGATTTGAAGTGCTTGAAGGGCTGGTTGGCGGAGAGAAGGTTATTGTTAGCGGTTTGGATAAGATAAAGCCGGGGGATCCAGTGAAAATCAAGGGAATGTAGGATGGGCCGATCCTCCTGTATATAAGGATAACTCATGGGTAATGCGCTGGTTCAAATCCAAAATTTAAGTAAATCCTTCCGCCGGGATTCTATTGAAATTCGGGTGTTAGAGCATATTAACCTGGAGGTAAAAGAAGGAGAATTTCTGGCTCTTATGGGACCTTCCGGATCCGGCAAATCCACTCTGCTTAATATTATCGCAGGAATTGATAAACCAACCACAGGAGAGGTCCGGGTTTTAAATACCCGAATTGCCTCTTTAAGCGAGGATGAGCTGGCTATCTGGCGAAATCGCCATATTGGCTTTGTTTTCCAGGCCTTCAATCTCATTCCGGTCCTGACAGCCTTTGAAAATGTCGAAATACCTTTGCTATTAACCAGGCTTTCTAAGAAAGATCGAACCCGGCAGGTTATGACGGCGTTAAAACTGGTGGGGCTCAGTGATCGGGCTTCGCACTATCCCAGACAACTTTCCGGAGGACAGGAACAGCGGGTTGCCATAGCCCGGGCCATTGTCACGGATCCCGACTTAATCCTGGCAGATGAACCAACTGGAGATTTAGATGCCCAGTCAGCCAATGAAGTCTTAACTATTCTGGAAAAGCTGAATAAAAGCCTTAAAAAAACCATTATCCTGGTGACCCATGACCCCCACGCAGCCCAACGTGCCACCCGCATTCAGCATCTGGAGAAAGGTACTTTGAGAAAAGATGAGGGATAGATAAATGATACATTTTGCCCATCCAGAAGGTTTTTTGCTTCTGTTTCCTGTTATGGGAGCCCTCTTCCTTTATGGAAAGAGGCAAAAAGAGGTTTTAGGGTACCCAAGTTTGAATCCGATCCTGACCCATCTGATCCCCGCCTCTCCTTTCAAACAATATTTACCCGGGGTTTTGAAATTATTATCGACTCTCCTGTGGGTGATAGCCATCTCAGATCCCCAGTATCAAGTTAAAGAGACTTTAAAAATGAGGGAGAGTCGGGAAATAATCCTTGTCCTGGATCTTTCGGAGAGCATGAGCTGGAGTTTAAGAGGGGAATTTAAAGCGGAAAATATCGAAGATTCCCGGGAGGCCGTAGCCAAAAAGGCAGTTCAGCGATTTATCGAGAGTCGAGAAGAATCAGCTTTACTGGAAAGTCATAAAAGTGGTTCTCAAACCCATCCTTATCTTCAAAACCTCGATTTTCAATCCCTGGAAACGGATAAAGATCGCATCGGTCTCATCGTATTTAGCAGTGATGCCTACGTCAAATTTCCCCCCACAACCGACTATAAAATTCTTAAAGAACATCTCTCCGAGGTCAGTTCCCACCTCCCTGAATTGGGAACCAATACGGAATTGGAGAAAGCCCTTTTTACGGCTGTTATATTAACTCTACGACCTTTCCTTGGAGCTCAAGAAATCACAGACATGGAAAACAACCTGAAATCGGGCTCCAACAGGCTTTATATTCCAGACTCTTTAACAAAAAGGAAATCTCCAGGTAAGGGCAAGGTC contains:
- a CDS encoding histidine phosphatase family protein yields the protein MRLILIRHGESELNSAGIFQGGDLDPALSPLGRRQAKALGQRFKSENLKAIYSSALRRARETAEEIARICGLTFQPVPELNEFDYGFLTGQPINEITMGELNKIIARWKAGEVDFPVPQGESPVIAQARAMPVIKSIIEKYPSGAVAVVAHAQINRIILASLLGIGLSRHREIHQNNASASIVDINGTEVTRIVINDTSHLDVINENPFDQMK
- the pabA gene encoding aminodeoxychorismate/anthranilate synthase component II; translation: MILMIDNYDSFTYNLVQYLSELGAEVQTYRNDQITLAEIEALAPEKIVISPGPCSPAEAGISVELIRHFYTKIPILGVCLGHQSIGAAFGGEVVRADRIMHGKTSMIYHDGKTIFRDLENPFEATRYHSLIVKRETLPPCLEISAETKEKEIMGLRHREYPIEGVQFHPESILTPMGKKLLKNFLQN
- a CDS encoding FtsX-like permease family protein, with protein sequence MKYLHLIWKNAMRNKIRSILTILSLAISLFLLTTILAFWTTLNRTPDSLDAQLRLVVRHAVSLANMLPMSYQQEIEKIPGVKQVVPMQWFGGVYIDEKNFFAQFATEPDKIFEMYSEYQIPPDQLESFIKDRTGVVVGKTLADRFNWKVGDRITLIGRIFPVNMELTIRGIYTAPTKEDASAVFFSREYWNEAMGRPNVIGTFAVKAKSIEDIPRIIDAIDARFQNSIAQTKTETEKAFQLSFVSMLGNVKLLIASVNAVVLFAILLVVANTMAIAMRERTREVAILKTVGFRRKTLLLLLISESLLICFLGWVLGCLGAWLIWSSVDLTNMGGGFLSQLYVTPSILGLGLIVAFLLGLFSAGIPVWHASQITVAQALRQL
- the trpE gene encoding anthranilate synthase component I codes for the protein MYHPTLEEFKKKAREGNLIPVYREVLADMETPVSAFKKIDGGDYAFLLESVEGGEKWARYSFLGSRPSMIFRSKGKAVEIIKEGKSETVTVKTDPLDILKDLMARYKPVQVEGLPRFFGGAVGYITYDMVRFFEKLPDLNVDDLNLPDSIFIFTDQLLIFDNVAHTIKVVYNAYVNENASEAELEQIYRHAIDMVDFQILLLKLKELQNGTTKVEELLRAYLPRHYRDPLQQKKPLRSVTSLTLSSNFRKEEFENAVKKAIEYVEAGDIIQVVLSQRLQTSLSADPFDVYRALRTINPSPYMFYLKLKDLWLAGSSPEVLVRLENERIEVRPIAGTRRRGRDDEEDKKLMADLLADPKERAEHVMLVDLGRNDVGRVSEPGTVEVNELMVIEKYSHVMHIVSNVRGILKKGCDAFDVFRSCFPAGTVSGAPKIRAMEIIEELEHTRRGPYAGAVGYFSFSGNMDTCITIRTIVMKDHMAYIQAGAGIVADSIPEKEYEETMNKARAMMKAIEMAERGLD
- the trpS gene encoding tryptophan--tRNA ligase, with translation MEKKRILTGDRPTGKLHLGHYVGTLANRIRLQYEYESFFIIADLHMLTTRNAPEDIAQSAQNIRDLVLDSLAAGIDPAVATFYIQSAVPEVCELYTLFQNLITVPRLERLPSLKEMARDANKEEMPFGLLGYPVLQAADILCVRAHLVPVGKDNIAHVEVTREIARRFNHLYGEVFPIPEGLVGEVPTLVGTDGQTKMSKSLGNAIFLSDDAQTVRKKVFSMYTDPARIRADIPGRVEGNPVFIYHDTFNPNKEEVEDLKTRYRQGRVGDWEVKEKLARALNQFLEPIRERRAFYENQPGFIEEIIYKGTLRVRGEAKATLQAARKAMGLTQVWDQFKLTSSDQRDSH
- a CDS encoding AAA family ATPase, with the translated sequence MKKHKKSELLLKEAHPEVQADAYRESLEEYHTKIQDLKEEIQRVIVGQNQMIDSLLIGLLANGHILLEGVPGLAKTLTIKTFAKAMSASFQRIQFTPDLLPADVIGTLIYNPKDAEFVPKLGPIFAHFVLADEINRAPAKVQSALLEAMQERQVTIGKETHLLPEPFLVLATQNPIEQEGTYNLPEAQVDRFMLKVKVGYPDLQEEKEIIHRDFDTIKINPVLAPEEVTEIRHLIHKTIYMDEKIEDYLLLIIFATRKNKEILQKFGLEALAPYIRYGSSPRGSQALKTAALVQAYLQGRWYVIPEDIEAVVLSVLRHRVILSPKAEAEEKTADEILEQVLEKIPVP
- a CDS encoding DUF58 domain-containing protein, yielding MDRSDVLKKKQRLELFTRLKTLSPLAGEWDSSLEGEGSDLSEIREYQPGDDIRKIDWKTTAKMGQFYMKTFLAERDLTVMILLDQSRSMRFGSLARKKQETQAMVVGLLALSALVKNNRVGLIGFTDQIETYIPPQRGRGHLWKIIDVLLTEPKNPKTSLKCALDWLEARVKKSLVFIVSDFLIDPAEFELLRYLNKEYDLIPVIIEDQRELELPKGKGLVRLQDMETGQILLWDAVQDGEVFAALMQKWRQTRQEAFSALGLDYVTFSTEEDTYVEKIDALFQKRRMRRVN